The nucleotide sequence AAATTCAATAACTAATTGAATTTAATTCCTCTTAAAATGCCGAACAGAACCGTCAAGACTAAGAACGGTCATATGGATATACTTTTTCAGGAGAAATCCAAATTTGGATTTACCCGTTCCGAGCGTATATTCAAATAGCTTTGGGACAAGTAGCTTTGGGACAAGAACCTTAGCCCCAAATAGCATAGAGTGGCAAAGGAGTCATTAGCCTTTCAGAGCTTCGTTAATTCCTTTAAATTTAAAAGGAATCGTTGATGAAGCAAGTGGATTCATACAAGATTGTTCAATTCAAGTAAGACTTCTTAAGCTTACTCTATAATATTAAATATAGGCTTGATTTATGACCTCAATCGATCACGCATACAGAATCTCTCAGAACTATCAGCATTGAATGGCGAATTTAATTTAACTTAATGCTGTTATTAAAAATGATGCATCACAAGCTTTTTGATAGATTTTTTGGGCAGGGCAGGGTAAAATGACGAGTTTATTATATAAATCTTTACTCGAGAACGAGTTCTCAATGCTCGGGCAAAGCGTGACTTTAGAGGACGATGTAAAGGCAATTGCAGGGAAGTATCTCCCCTGCAATTGCACCAGAGTTGGCGGTTAGTGGCATTTGGACCCCCGGGAAGATTGCTTGCAAAGCTTATGGCAACCTGCGAATGGCCGATCGTAAAGTTGCCGATCGAGCTAGCTGCACTTTTAAAAGAAATGATGGTAGTGGCAACTCAGTCTAAAAGCTAAACCCCATCCAGATTGAGATCTGGAGTTTTCAGGCACTGCATTAGTGAGAGGGTCTAATAGACATATTCTCAAAACTACGGGTCTCTGCTTAGACGGAGTTTAAAGCGAACCTTTGGCTAGCGAAAGCGCTTTCGTCGTCTCAGGAAAGATTTTGAGTTGCACGCGGAGATGAGTGAGGCCGTGATTTTTGGCTCCCTCATCCGCCTGATGAACCGCAGGGTGGCTAAGACTCTGCTTACAAATCAGCTCTTAGCAGGTGGGGGAAGGTTCGTCTGGCGATCGCCTTGCCATGACGGCAAAGAACGGATCGGCAGGAGGTGCAAACCATTGCGTCCAGTCAAATCCTTTGGGGCTGGGGCGGCGATCGCCACCAACTGCCACGATGTCGCTGAAGCCCGCTATCGAAGCAAAGTAGCTTTTGACTAATTTCACATGACTGGCATCGTTGCCCTCTCGCCATGCCTGAATTGCCTTCTGATAAAACATGCGATTGGAGAAGCTGACAATCGCCATTCCGCCCGGTTTGAGAATGCGCCAGATTTCAGCGAAGACGGCTTCGGGATATTGCAGGTATTGGACGGAGACAGCATTGAGCACGGCGTCAAAGCTGCGATCGGGGAGGGGCAATAATTGATTTTCGTTGAGGTCTTGCAGAAAATAGCGATCGAGGCGGGGATTGCGGGCCAGCTCCGCTTCGTTCATGCCTTGCCCGACAACGAGATCGAAGACCATCTCTTCGGGCAGGTGAGACACCCAACTGCTCATCATGTCGAAGAGGCAACTGTTGGGTTTGAGGGTCTGGCGGTAGAGTTCGGTCAACTGTTGGATGAAGCGATCGTCAACGTGGGTGACGAAGCGGGGGTAGGAGTAGAACAGGCTGTCATCGGTGGGGTCTAGCTTGGCCCGCTGTTCGGCTTGCAGCAACATGCAATCGAGTTCATATTTCTTCACTATTATCCTACCGAGGTTTCTCGGACTGAGCGGATAAATTGTGCAGAACTGTCATGGAGTGAAGCCCACCTCGACCAATTGACGGCGAGATGGGCTCTAGGGTTGCCGCAAGAATCGACTTTCAGCGTCAGTCTTCTGTGATTGCGTTTGTATCAGGAGCTTCAGCCATCGGCTCTGGCTGGTCGGGAGCCATTTCCATGAAGGGTTTTTGGGGTTCGGACACGGGCTCCGGCGGAGCAGGGGCTGCGACGGGCGCCGGTTGGGGGGCAGAGGCTGCCACTGGAACGGGTTCGGGTTCGGCGGTTTGGGTCGGAGGGGGGCTAAATTCGGGCTCGACTTTTCCAGGTAGGCCCAATTGATTGCGCGCTTGTACCACAGCGGATGCAAGGCCGGTTTTACTAACAGAGGCGATCGCCTTTCCTGCTTGAGCAGCGAGGGTATTGGCATCTAGAGGCTCGGCCTCGCTGTCGGAACTGGTTTTGACTGAAGTCAGCCACAGCCGCACATTCTGGACGGCAGCATACCCTTGGGTCCACAGCCAGTCGACGGCAACCAGCAATAACAGAACGAGATACCAAAACAGAATCGCGGTTTCTTTGAGAATCTCTGCTGTAGTGACAAGCGCTTCGCGATAGGTTGTCCAGGTATCGGAGCTAGATAACAGACTCCACAATTTAGCAACTTGAGGTTGGAATTTATTGGGCATTAGAGGGCTCCATCAAGGGGCTATGTCGGAGATACAAAGTAAAAGAACGTAGCGAAATGCTAGAGAAGTAAGGGTTTGACCCCTACCAGGTAAGAACTTATCTCAATGAGTTTACTCGTCCTTGTTACGTGTATTACGTTGTTGCAATTGCATGCCGATAGTACCTCGACAGGCACGGGCTTTGCAGGCTAAAGCGATTTTTCGCTTTCACTACACTAGCGGAGCGCGATCGATTCGACGAATGGCCACCACTGCAGGGCGAGGAGGAACGTTGGGTTGCCGATCCGGCCAGTTGGACCCCAGCGGCACTTGCCGCGTTTGAGTAAAAGGCTGGCCGTCAGTGGTCCGCATCTCGTACTGGCGGGTTTCAAAAGCCATATCTCGGCGGATACCGTGCAGTTCTCCCGGATGCTGGGCGGCTAAAAATAGGGTGCTGTTGTCGGCGGTGAAAAACGGGCCGGTCATCTCCGATTCCATCGGTCCATACCCAAATAGGAAAGCTTGTCCGGCCCAATCGTCGGCTGTGGGGACATACCACACTGAGTTGTTGCCGTAGAGGCCGCGCAATCTGGACTGGCCGATCGGTTCCCCTGCGGCATCGACGCGATCGCTCGGGACGGCTAAGTTGTGACGACTGGTGGACATATCTGTCACCATCCACAGGCTGCCATTGCGATCGAATTCGAGATTATCTGGGTTGGCAAAGCCCAATCCCCCCTCGGCAGGTTCGCCACCCACGGCAAATTTATTCCAGGTAAAGGTCATCGCCCCCGGCTCGTTGCCATCTTCAACGAGCTTGACAATCCAGCCGTATTCCCAGACTGCGCCGTCCGCTCTGAAAATGACCTTATCGGGACCGCCATCGCTTCCAGGACTACCCGAAGTAAAAGCGATGAAGAGGCTGCCGTCGGGAGCAATATCGGTATCTTCGGGACGCGCAGTCGCAGTGGCACCGGCAGCATTTGCGGCGTAGTGGGCATCAATTAAGATTGCCCCTTGCTTTTGTTCGTCGGTGCCTGCGTAGAGATCGCCGAGGGTGGCAAATCTCGCCCGAAATGCTGCAATTGCGCCATTAGACTCAGCTTGGAATATACCGCCATCAGGGCGCTGGGGCAGACTGACGACAGGCTCGCCCCCCCTGCCGAAGATATCGCTGGGGCGGACGGGTTTGACGGGGGTACTGGGGTTGAGGGGAATCCACTTGCCGCTGCCGTCGGGGTTGAATTTAGCCGCGTAGAGCATGCCGTCTTCCATCAGCCGAGAGTTGGCTTTGTCGGTGGGGTCTGTGACGGACTGGGTGCTGACGAATTTGTAGAGATGGCCACCCTGGCGATCGCAGCCAGAATAAACCGCCAGTGGTTTATCAGCTTCAGCCCGAAAGGCAACTGCTTCGTGACGGTAGCGTCCCAGCCAGGTGTGCTTGGTACCGCAATCCTCTGGATTGACGGGATCGACCTCCACCATCCAACCGTATTTGTTACCTGCCAGCCCAAAAATGTTACCGAGCCCCTGAAAGCTAGCAAATTTGAAGGGGGAAGTGGACGGATCGAGGGAAGACCCGTCGGGCATAACCGGTTCGGGAACGAGGTTCTGGATATTCTCTTCGGCGCTGAGCACCGTTCCCCAAGGGGTGGTGCCGCCCGCACAGTTGCCAAATGTGCCGATGATGTTTGCTCCCAAGCCATCCTCGTAGCCCATTTTGTTCGTCTTCCCGAAGGCGGTGACGGCGGGACCGGTGGCTTTGAGATAGCGACCGTCTTCTAACCCAGAGATGCCGGTAATGCGGCGATCGCGATTGGAGAAGGTGCGCTCCCAGGTGCCGTCGGGGGTGCGATGGATAGAAATTACCCCAATACCGAGATCGAGCATGGCTTCTTTGGCGATCGCCATCAATTCCACCTTGACGGGGTCGGTCTCGCTGAGGCTGAAGGCATCTAGCACTCCAGCGGGGGCTGCGGCAGTGACAGTGCTCGTATCTAGGGACTTGCCGATGACAGCAGGATAGGTGGCCATCCAGGTGTTACTGCTGATGTATTCGAAATTAACGGTCAAAACCCCTTCGTCGGGGCCGGTTTCGACGTAGGAGAGGTAGTCGTTGTTATAGCCGAAACGGGAATCGCCGACGCGATCGCCCCAGGCGGCAATGACATCGTAGGTATACCCTTCGGGGAGAAGCAAGTCATCGACAACTGCGAAACTGGCATAGGCTGCAGGCTGGTCGGCAGTCGCGATGCCATCCGTTACCAGTGGCATTGCCCCCTGGAGGATGGGAAAAGGCAGACTGGCCGCGCGGGCGATCGGAGCAGTTCCAGTTAAGGGGCTTTCTAGTAATGTGGCGGCTGCACCAGCGCCAGCGCTGGCTCCTAGAAACACGAGAAAGTCGCGACGCGTAAAGGCCATTGAGGGCCACTTGAAAGTCTTCATCTCACATGCTCGGAGATCGAAGTCGCATTGACAGTTAGGAGATCGTTAACGAGGGGTTAACGTTCGAGTTTTAGGGTTCTCTGCAGGCGATATCATTTGGGTCTAGTTCCAGAGGAATGAGTTCGATCGCCCGTCATAGCTCTAGGGGGTTCACCTGTACCTTCACTTGCTCGGTCTCTCTCAATGAATGACATCGTGGCTCGTCAAAGCATTAAGCAACAATTTTTCGATCGCTGGGCAACTGTCTACGACTGCCCGTTCACTTCCTTCTTTTATCAGGTCGTCCACGAGCTTTTGCTCGCACGCGTCCGACTGGGCGATCGCGCTGAGGTGCTCGATCTCGGCTGCGGGACGGGACGCTTTCTCGATCGCCTAGCAAAGCACTACCCTCGGGTTCGCAGTATCGGGCTGGATCTGTCTCCCCAAATGCTGTGTAAGGCTCGCGGAAGCTTTCGCCACAGACCTCGCCCCATTTTCGTGCGAGGGAGTGCCGATGCGATGCCTTTTGGCGATGGGCAGTTTGATGCGGTTTTTTGTACCTTCAGTTTTTTGCACTATCTCGAACCCAAAGCTGTGTTTCGGGAAATCGCTCGCGTATTGCGGCCAGGGGGCAGCTTCTATTGGGTCGATGGCAAGCCAATCTTTGAACGTGGAACTATCCAATGGCCCGTCACCCCTGGAGGTGTTCGGCTGTACGGTCCCAATGCGCGGGAAAGGCTGGGCGCACAGGCTGGACTGCAATGGGTCGAGCACCCACACTTGCTGGGATCGGTGCTGATGAGCGCGTTCGCCAAACCGAAAGCTCGCCGCTCTGGCGGAGCGATTGCCTAGCTCGAGCTGTCTGGGTTATTTGTATCTTTCTCGGTTATTTTCGGCAGTGTCCGGCCAGAGCTCAGCCAGACCACTATTGTGCTGATAGTCGTTCCTACAATGACAGCCAATGGTAGGATTACACCGCTGCCGGTCATCGATATGATTGGGATACAAATAGCCAGCATTCCGGTGGCAAAACCCCAAATAATGGCGGTAGTACCAATTTTGAATCCTATCCCTGATGTTTTATTTTCCATAACTCTATCCACTGAATGCCTCCGCACTCTTTAGTTTCCACTATAGTTTGTGGGCGGCGACATTGTGGAGAAAGAGCATCATAGAAAGTATTACCTGCTATTGAAACACACTAATGGTTGTATTGTATCGATCGGGCGATATATCATTTTTAGCAGCTTAAAGTTCTATTTTTACTGCCGTGCATTTACTATTGTTTCTTTAACTTTTTGTCTAGAATAATGATAGGGCTAGGACCTGTTGATAGTATGGGCTGAAGTACGCTGTTTATTGATACCTCAAGCACTGAGTTGGTTGACTTTTTATGATTCGCTCTCCTTCTTTTTTGTGCCAAAGTGGCAACACTCGCTTTACCTAAAGATTTATCTTGCGGTTGTCACCTTAACTTAAGAGGGCTCTGGCAGAAACTAATTTTGGAAATAGATTGAGGAACAATCGTAGAGCACTAAATTTTTACTTTAGTAAAGTCAAGTTCCCTTTCAGGTAAACAATATTTTGAGGACTAGAGTTTTTCAGAGAATAACATAAGCGGTCTGGAGTCCTTGGTTGATAAGCCTTTAGAAATATCCTCAAAACTACGGTTTTCAAATTAGATGTACAAGTTGGATGCAGTTTAGATTAGCTCTCATTTAGAGGGATGAAAACCAAACCATTACTTATGAGGTACGGTAATGATGCATGAAACTGTTTTACCGGCGAAGAGTTCTGCTCTAGCGATCGCAGACGTCTCAAATTATGCGATTCATTTGATGCATACTGGCAGATCGTCTTTATCCGTTCACCTCAGTGAAGGGCAAACTAAACTCGCCCAACTGCTGTCGCAGATTGCAGAAGGCATCGATCCAGCGAAGGTCTGGAATGCTGCAGTAGAAATCGCTTCCTACTGCGTTGTGGTTGGAGAAATGGCTCACTACACTTGGTTGAAGCATGACGAGTTGGTTGCATCTGAAGTGGAAGTGGTGGTGAAGCGGCTCTGTTGTAAATAACTAGCTCCAATAACCTGGATAT is from Synechococcus sp. PCC 7336 and encodes:
- a CDS encoding class I SAM-dependent methyltransferase, whose protein sequence is MNDIVARQSIKQQFFDRWATVYDCPFTSFFYQVVHELLLARVRLGDRAEVLDLGCGTGRFLDRLAKHYPRVRSIGLDLSPQMLCKARGSFRHRPRPIFVRGSADAMPFGDGQFDAVFCTFSFLHYLEPKAVFREIARVLRPGGSFYWVDGKPIFERGTIQWPVTPGGVRLYGPNARERLGAQAGLQWVEHPHLLGSVLMSAFAKPKARRSGGAIA
- a CDS encoding class I SAM-dependent methyltransferase gives rise to the protein MLLQAEQRAKLDPTDDSLFYSYPRFVTHVDDRFIQQLTELYRQTLKPNSCLFDMMSSWVSHLPEEMVFDLVVGQGMNEAELARNPRLDRYFLQDLNENQLLPLPDRSFDAVLNAVSVQYLQYPEAVFAEIWRILKPGGMAIVSFSNRMFYQKAIQAWREGNDASHVKLVKSYFASIAGFSDIVAVGGDRRPSPKGFDWTQWFAPPADPFFAVMARRSPDEPSPTC
- a CDS encoding PhoX family phosphatase, whose product is MKTFKWPSMAFTRRDFLVFLGASAGAGAAATLLESPLTGTAPIARAASLPFPILQGAMPLVTDGIATADQPAAYASFAVVDDLLLPEGYTYDVIAAWGDRVGDSRFGYNNDYLSYVETGPDEGVLTVNFEYISSNTWMATYPAVIGKSLDTSTVTAAAPAGVLDAFSLSETDPVKVELMAIAKEAMLDLGIGVISIHRTPDGTWERTFSNRDRRITGISGLEDGRYLKATGPAVTAFGKTNKMGYEDGLGANIIGTFGNCAGGTTPWGTVLSAEENIQNLVPEPVMPDGSSLDPSTSPFKFASFQGLGNIFGLAGNKYGWMVEVDPVNPEDCGTKHTWLGRYRHEAVAFRAEADKPLAVYSGCDRQGGHLYKFVSTQSVTDPTDKANSRLMEDGMLYAAKFNPDGSGKWIPLNPSTPVKPVRPSDIFGRGGEPVVSLPQRPDGGIFQAESNGAIAAFRARFATLGDLYAGTDEQKQGAILIDAHYAANAAGATATARPEDTDIAPDGSLFIAFTSGSPGSDGGPDKVIFRADGAVWEYGWIVKLVEDGNEPGAMTFTWNKFAVGGEPAEGGLGFANPDNLEFDRNGSLWMVTDMSTSRHNLAVPSDRVDAAGEPIGQSRLRGLYGNNSVWYVPTADDWAGQAFLFGYGPMESEMTGPFFTADNSTLFLAAQHPGELHGIRRDMAFETRQYEMRTTDGQPFTQTRQVPLGSNWPDRQPNVPPRPAVVAIRRIDRAPLV